Proteins encoded together in one Bacteroides ovatus window:
- a CDS encoding LPP20 family lipoprotein, which translates to MKRINLLGTALLTIVVMTSCGSSKPVTQTVQQPAVQQDVEINVPCSGPEFQTNKEYFRASSMGLSTDMSIAKKKAMTEARAEIATAINAKVKSVTDSYVSSYQQGENDESKSRYQSLTRTVVEQELSGTRVICEKTMKTPDGKYKVYVSLELAGEEIMNAMANRIKNDDKLRIDFEYEKFKKVFEEEMSKNAQ; encoded by the coding sequence ATGAAAAGAATTAATTTATTGGGAACAGCATTGCTAACCATTGTTGTTATGACAAGTTGCGGTAGTTCAAAACCTGTAACACAAACAGTGCAGCAACCGGCAGTGCAACAGGACGTAGAAATTAATGTTCCTTGTTCGGGACCGGAATTTCAAACGAACAAAGAGTATTTTAGAGCTAGTTCGATGGGACTTTCTACGGATATGTCTATTGCAAAGAAAAAAGCGATGACGGAGGCCCGGGCTGAAATTGCTACTGCTATCAATGCAAAAGTGAAATCGGTAACCGATAGTTATGTTTCCTCTTATCAGCAAGGTGAAAATGATGAAAGCAAAAGTCGTTATCAATCATTGACCCGTACGGTAGTGGAACAGGAATTGAGCGGTACGCGTGTAATTTGTGAAAAAACCATGAAGACTCCTGATGGTAAATACAAAGTATATGTCTCTCTTGAACTGGCAGGAGAGGAAATCATGAATGCTATGGCAAATCGTATTAAGAATGATGACAAATTGCGCATTGACTTTGAATATGAAAAGTTCAAAAAGGTATTTGAAGAAGAAATGAGTAAAAACGCCCAATAA
- a CDS encoding nucleotidyltransferase family protein — protein sequence MKTKDEIIAILRNFKEEFGERYGIEKLGLFGSVARGEQKEDSDIDICVKLQDPDYFTRMEIKESLEERFNAKVDVVSLTAIMRSLFRNHIEKDAIYI from the coding sequence TTGAAAACAAAAGATGAAATAATCGCTATTCTCCGGAATTTTAAGGAAGAATTTGGGGAGAGATATGGAATTGAAAAGTTGGGACTTTTTGGTTCTGTGGCTCGTGGTGAGCAGAAAGAGGATAGTGATATTGATATTTGTGTAAAGCTTCAAGATCCGGATTATTTTACTCGAATGGAAATAAAAGAGTCATTAGAAGAGCGTTTTAATGCAAAAGTGGATGTCGTGTCTTTAACCGCAATTATGCGTAGTTTATTTCGCAATCATATAGAGAAAGATGCAATCTATATCTAA
- a CDS encoding fimbrillin family protein — protein sequence MKKILLAVTTALAITGCSQNEEFDAPNQQTKIDFTSVVKKATRAADTTGDNFLGFTVNSYVTAAAYDGLAALGGDVYMDGISYTRDNAAAPWTTTDKGIYYWPSISSGKKVQFFAYPTTDPTSYSLPSTGYPTISFAVDDTPAAQKDLVVAHATDVTSETQGVTDGRLTLDFKHVLTRINFAFIPGDPNLTYKVTGISVANVKGGTGIYSFNNADGEWNLTNASDASYIYNVKQSSTKVENKEYYSLAGANASWMLFPQEVGGKIISITYSTEQGSMEVFKGTKTVTLPDNAKWTLGQNVLYVLTLPAGASNVGIDTNVSNWNSTSEDAETAK from the coding sequence ATGAAGAAGATTTTATTGGCAGTTACAACTGCTTTAGCAATTACAGGTTGCTCACAGAATGAAGAATTTGATGCTCCGAATCAACAAACAAAGATTGATTTTACTTCAGTAGTAAAGAAAGCTACAAGAGCTGCAGATACAACTGGTGATAATTTTTTAGGATTTACAGTGAACTCTTATGTCACAGCTGCAGCCTATGATGGATTAGCTGCTTTAGGAGGAGATGTATACATGGATGGAATCTCATATACAAGAGATAATGCTGCTGCACCTTGGACTACTACCGATAAGGGAATATATTATTGGCCATCGATAAGTTCAGGAAAGAAAGTACAATTTTTTGCATACCCGACAACGGATCCTACGTCTTACTCTCTTCCATCTACTGGCTATCCTACAATTTCTTTTGCTGTTGATGATACTCCTGCAGCTCAAAAAGATTTAGTTGTTGCACACGCGACTGATGTAACTTCAGAGACACAGGGGGTAACTGATGGTAGATTGACCTTAGATTTTAAACATGTTCTAACTCGTATTAATTTTGCATTTATTCCTGGAGACCCAAATCTTACTTATAAAGTGACTGGTATTAGTGTAGCTAATGTTAAAGGTGGAACAGGTATATATAGTTTTAATAACGCTGATGGTGAATGGAATTTGACTAATGCTTCTGATGCTTCTTATATTTATAATGTGAAGCAATCATCAACTAAGGTTGAAAATAAGGAGTATTATTCATTAGCTGGTGCTAATGCTTCTTGGATGTTATTTCCTCAAGAAGTTGGTGGAAAAATTATATCAATAACATATTCTACAGAACAAGGTAGTATGGAGGTGTTTAAGGGGACTAAAACAGTAACTCTTCCTGATAATGCGAAGTGGACATTAGGCCAGAATGTATTGTATGTATTGACACTGCCTGCTGGTGCGTCTAATGTTGGTATTGATACAAATGTTAGTAATTGGAATTCTACATCAGAAGATGCAGAAACTGCTAAATGA
- a CDS encoding DUF3575 domain-containing protein encodes MKHGIYILTILMALLSLPESGYASIPFFAVANDTIRRVVIYFDANEAKVDLSYKSNNQVITILDSLLLGNLNTKYITALNVETFVSPDGDESYNRSLAARRNDSIKEFLQRYNSDVSVDKIHFFSEGEDWSEFRKLVASDSNLPDREEVLILIDYHKNDVNKRKQLLRKLNRGIAYRYIVHNIFPELRRSVITIVGETSKLGKEAFEPVSSVSGLFVSKQEEALPKDQPDKPVGESEKKQACEVDISEAEGPVKSQTVLAVKNNLLYDLALAPNIEVEIPIGKRWSLNTEYKCPWWLNGKHDFCYQLLSGGMEGRCWLGNRQKRDRLTGHFIGLYAEGGIYDFQLRGDGYQGKYYGVAGVTYGYARQLARHFSLEFSLGIGYLTTEYKKYTPYEGDIIWTNSGRYNFIGPTKAKVSLVWLITTKK; translated from the coding sequence ATGAAACATGGTATCTATATATTGACTATTCTTATGGCTTTATTAAGCCTTCCAGAAAGTGGGTATGCTTCGATTCCATTTTTCGCTGTTGCGAATGATACAATCCGGCGGGTGGTGATATATTTTGATGCGAATGAAGCGAAAGTGGATCTTAGTTATAAAAGTAATAATCAGGTAATTACAATTTTAGATTCTTTGCTTCTCGGAAACTTGAATACGAAATATATAACAGCGCTGAATGTGGAAACTTTTGTTTCTCCTGATGGTGATGAATCTTATAATAGAAGTTTGGCTGCTCGGAGAAATGATTCGATAAAGGAATTCTTACAACGGTATAATTCGGATGTTAGTGTTGATAAGATTCATTTTTTTTCAGAGGGAGAGGATTGGTCGGAGTTTCGTAAGTTGGTGGCATCCGACTCCAACTTGCCAGATCGGGAAGAAGTGCTGATATTGATTGATTATCATAAGAATGATGTCAATAAACGAAAGCAACTGTTGCGAAAATTGAATCGGGGAATTGCTTACCGATACATTGTTCACAATATCTTTCCAGAGCTGCGGCGATCGGTCATTACGATTGTTGGAGAAACTTCGAAATTAGGTAAAGAGGCTTTTGAACCGGTATCTTCTGTCTCCGGGTTGTTTGTTTCAAAGCAGGAAGAGGCGCTTCCGAAAGATCAACCTGATAAGCCTGTGGGAGAAAGTGAAAAAAAACAGGCCTGTGAGGTCGATATATCGGAGGCAGAAGGGCCGGTGAAAAGCCAAACTGTACTTGCAGTGAAGAATAATCTGTTATATGATTTGGCATTGGCGCCAAATATAGAAGTGGAAATTCCGATAGGCAAGAGGTGGTCTTTGAATACTGAATATAAATGTCCGTGGTGGCTGAATGGCAAACATGATTTCTGCTATCAGCTTCTTTCGGGAGGGATGGAAGGACGTTGTTGGCTGGGAAACCGTCAGAAACGTGACCGATTGACCGGACATTTTATCGGACTTTATGCTGAAGGTGGGATATATGACTTCCAGCTGCGTGGAGACGGCTATCAAGGTAAGTATTACGGAGTTGCGGGAGTGACTTATGGATATGCACGGCAGTTGGCACGGCATTTTTCTCTTGAATTCAGTCTTGGCATAGGGTATTTGACAACAGAATATAAAAAATATACTCCTTATGAGGGAGATATTATATGGACAAATAGTGGACGTTATAACTTTATTGGCCCTACCAAGGCGAAAGTTTCTTTGGTATGGTTGATAACAACAAAGAAATAG
- a CDS encoding helix-turn-helix domain-containing protein, with product MPGDSFCIQYTNCTGCPKNVENILVYRNLPKGEHIPKDKCTQNCMLFMIKGELLINSEEHPGITLRERQIVLQAIGSKVEILALTDVEYVVYWFNELPLLCEDRYKEMMEQAEAPLTYTPLIMSERLYHLVTSMPEFLAEENPCSKYIDLKCKELVFLITNFYPLPQLGSFFYPISTYTESFHYFVMQNYSNVKNVEEFAHLGGYTTTTFRRLFKNLYGVPVYEWILEKKREGILEDLQHTKMRITEICNRYGFDSLSHFAHFCKDSFGDTPRALRKKAAGGEKIGKVQ from the coding sequence ATGCCAGGAGATTCATTTTGCATACAATATACCAACTGTACGGGATGTCCAAAAAATGTTGAGAATATCCTTGTATATAGAAACTTACCTAAAGGAGAGCATATCCCCAAGGATAAGTGTACACAGAATTGTATGCTTTTTATGATAAAGGGCGAATTACTTATCAATAGCGAAGAGCATCCCGGAATAACGTTACGCGAGAGACAAATTGTTTTGCAGGCTATTGGCTCCAAGGTCGAAATACTGGCACTGACAGATGTTGAATACGTTGTCTACTGGTTCAACGAACTACCTTTGCTCTGCGAAGACCGATATAAGGAAATGATGGAACAGGCGGAAGCTCCTTTGACCTACACTCCACTGATTATGAGTGAAAGGCTTTACCACCTTGTCACCAGTATGCCCGAATTCCTCGCTGAAGAAAACCCTTGCAGCAAGTATATCGACTTAAAATGCAAAGAACTGGTTTTCTTGATTACCAACTTCTATCCGCTGCCCCAACTGGGTTCATTCTTCTATCCGATCAGCACTTATACGGAAAGTTTCCACTATTTCGTCATGCAGAATTACAGCAACGTGAAGAACGTGGAAGAATTTGCGCATCTGGGAGGATATACGACCACTACTTTCCGCCGACTTTTCAAAAACCTCTATGGTGTGCCCGTATACGAATGGATACTGGAAAAGAAACGGGAAGGAATCCTGGAAGACCTACAGCACACCAAAATGCGAATCACTGAAATTTGTAACAGATACGGATTCGACTCCCTGTCGCATTTCGCCCACTTTTGTAAAGACTCTTTCGGAGATACCCCACGCGCTTTACGCAAGAAAGCAGCCGGCGGTGAGAAAATCGGGAAAGTACAATAA
- a CDS encoding DUF5119 domain-containing protein produces MRNTRYGFLVLLSSLLMLTGCSRRDILDDYPVSGVDIKLDWDGVTDQLPEGVRVIFYPKNGDGRKVDKYLSVRGGEMKVPPGRYSVVVYNYNTESIRIRGEESYETIEAYTGNCNGLGIEGTEKMVWSPDSLYVLNIDELKIEKSEEVLRLDWKLESVVKKYSFAVEAKGLEYVATVVGSIDGLSDCYCIGKGRGVCSSQPIYFEVKKGDNKVTAFFTAFKQVKEMTMPTRMSTSERETSSEKGAIILILKFIKTDNTVQEATIDVTEIIGTLENAGTGEDGKPTPPPEIELPPDDKIEVDKPETPPNPDGGGGMGGNVDGWGPEDNVELPVN; encoded by the coding sequence ATGCGAAATACAAGATATGGGTTTCTTGTGCTTTTGTCCTCGCTGCTGATGCTAACTGGATGTAGCCGTCGCGATATATTGGATGATTATCCCGTAAGTGGGGTAGATATAAAGCTGGATTGGGATGGAGTGACAGATCAACTGCCGGAGGGAGTTCGGGTGATTTTTTATCCGAAGAACGGGGATGGCAGGAAAGTAGATAAGTACCTTTCGGTACGAGGCGGAGAAATGAAAGTTCCTCCGGGACGGTATTCGGTAGTAGTCTACAACTATAACACGGAATCTATACGAATCAGGGGTGAAGAGTCCTATGAAACGATAGAAGCCTACACGGGAAACTGCAATGGTTTAGGGATTGAAGGAACGGAAAAGATGGTTTGGTCACCGGATTCATTGTATGTGTTGAATATAGATGAGCTGAAAATAGAGAAGAGTGAAGAAGTGCTTCGCTTAGACTGGAAGTTGGAATCTGTGGTGAAAAAATATTCTTTTGCAGTAGAGGCTAAAGGTTTGGAGTATGTTGCAACAGTGGTAGGAAGCATTGATGGATTATCCGATTGTTACTGTATAGGCAAAGGTCGTGGAGTGTGTAGCTCACAACCTATCTACTTTGAGGTAAAGAAGGGAGATAATAAGGTAACGGCATTTTTCACCGCTTTCAAACAAGTAAAGGAAATGACAATGCCGACGCGAATGTCAACATCAGAGAGAGAAACTTCTAGTGAGAAAGGTGCTATAATATTAATATTGAAATTTATCAAAACAGATAATACAGTTCAGGAAGCAACAATTGATGTTACTGAAATAATAGGTACACTTGAAAATGCTGGAACAGGGGAAGATGGAAAGCCAACCCCACCACCGGAGATTGAGTTACCGCCTGATGATAAGATTGAGGTTGATAAGCCGGAAACACCACCGAATCCTGATGGAGGTGGAGGAATGGGCGGCAATGTTGATGGATGGGGACCCGAAGATAATGTTGAGTTACCCGTGAATTGA
- a CDS encoding glycoside hydrolase family 18 protein: MLMLRKIVFFLFVFVGLSLFAQQDYMVSSYVRGNFYNRGRISTESLRASDDLIFLNVHPNKDGSLSFENPRVFQGKGMTTWAGLIKSVRAKVKGTKVKIRLGASSGEWKAMVADEAARTTFAKNIKTVLEKNKLDGIDLDFEWAENEKEYKDYSLAILKMREVLGNKYLFSVSLHPVCYKISKEAIEAVDFISLQCYGPSPVRFPIEKYCSDIQMVLEYGIPKEKLVAGVPFYGVTKDNSKKTEAYFSFVQEGLITEPAQNEVIYKGEKYVFDGQDNIRTKTRYAMEQGLKGMMSWDLATDLPLDDSKSLLKAMVEELRK; this comes from the coding sequence ATGCTAATGCTAAGAAAAATTGTATTCTTCCTTTTTGTGTTTGTTGGATTATCATTGTTTGCACAACAAGACTATATGGTCAGTTCTTATGTGCGGGGTAATTTTTACAACCGTGGTCGTATTTCTACAGAAAGCTTGCGGGCAAGTGACGACCTTATTTTCTTGAATGTTCATCCTAATAAAGACGGATCATTGTCATTCGAGAATCCGCGTGTATTTCAGGGAAAAGGGATGACCACTTGGGCAGGTTTGATTAAATCGGTTCGTGCAAAAGTAAAAGGTACAAAAGTGAAAATACGTTTGGGAGCTTCCAGTGGCGAATGGAAAGCGATGGTGGCCGATGAGGCCGCTCGTACGACGTTTGCAAAGAACATAAAGACTGTACTGGAAAAGAATAAACTGGATGGCATTGATCTTGATTTTGAGTGGGCAGAAAATGAGAAAGAATATAAAGATTATAGTTTGGCTATTCTGAAGATGCGGGAAGTGTTGGGAAACAAGTATCTTTTCAGTGTATCTCTGCATCCTGTTTGTTATAAGATTAGTAAGGAAGCTATTGAAGCAGTTGATTTTATTTCACTTCAGTGCTATGGTCCTTCACCGGTTCGTTTTCCAATAGAAAAATATTGTTCGGATATACAGATGGTATTGGAGTATGGCATTCCGAAGGAAAAACTGGTGGCAGGAGTTCCTTTCTATGGTGTGACAAAGGATAATTCGAAGAAGACAGAGGCTTATTTCAGTTTTGTACAAGAGGGACTGATTACGGAACCTGCACAAAATGAAGTAATATATAAGGGAGAGAAATATGTGTTTGACGGACAGGACAATATCCGCACTAAGACCCGTTATGCGATGGAGCAAGGACTGAAAGGCATGATGAGTTGGGATTTAGCCACAGATTTGCCGCTGGATGATTCTAAATCATTGCTCAAAGCGATGGTTGAGGAATTAAGAAAATGA
- a CDS encoding succinate dehydrogenase/fumarate reductase cytochrome b subunit has protein sequence MWLSNSSVGRKVVMSVTGIALVLFLTFHMAMNLVAIISADGYNMICEFLGANWYALVATAGLAALFVIHIIYAFWLTMQNRKARGSERYAVVDKPKTVEWASQNMLVLGLIVIVGLGLHLFNFWAKMQLPELMHNMGMHADTLTLAYAANGAYHIQQTFSSPVYVVLYLVWLFALWFHLTHGFWSSMQSLGWNNKVWINRWKCISNIYSTIVVLGFALVVVVFFVKTLICGGAC, from the coding sequence ATGTGGTTAAGTAATTCATCTGTAGGAAGGAAAGTGGTGATGAGCGTTACCGGTATCGCCCTTGTCCTGTTTCTAACATTTCACATGGCGATGAACTTGGTTGCAATCATCTCGGCTGATGGTTACAACATGATTTGTGAGTTCCTGGGAGCAAACTGGTATGCGTTAGTGGCTACCGCAGGACTAGCCGCTCTTTTTGTGATTCACATCATCTACGCATTCTGGCTGACAATGCAGAATCGCAAAGCGCGTGGTAGCGAACGCTATGCAGTGGTTGACAAACCAAAAACTGTAGAATGGGCATCTCAAAACATGTTGGTGCTGGGTCTGATCGTTATCGTAGGTCTTGGTTTGCACCTCTTCAACTTCTGGGCAAAAATGCAGTTGCCGGAACTGATGCACAACATGGGCATGCACGCTGATACACTGACGCTGGCTTATGCCGCTAACGGTGCTTATCACATCCAGCAGACTTTCTCTAGCCCGGTTTACGTAGTTCTTTACCTCGTTTGGCTGTTTGCTTTGTGGTTCCACCTGACTCACGGTTTCTGGAGCTCTATGCAATCACTGGGATGGAACAACAAAGTATGGATCAATCGTTGGAAATGCATTTCTAACATCTATTCTACGATTGTTGTACTCGGTTTCGCACTGGTAGTAGTGGTATTCTTCGTGAAAACACTGATTTGTGGCGGTGCTTGCTAA
- a CDS encoding helix-turn-helix domain-containing protein — MPSICQGIWDCQICPKAVSNAITHVIYQRGFHKPAQKCEENLILFLMKGEILVNSKEYAGTMLKGGEFILQAIGSMFEMLAMTECECIYYRFIQPELFCDFRFNHIMKEISPPLIYTPLKIIPELQYFLNGSITYLKGDKVCRDLLSLKRKELAFVLGYYYSDYDLSSLVHPLSKYVNSFQYFVIQNYKKVKTVEELAQLGGYTLSTFRRIFNNVFHEPVYEWMLARRKEGILDDLNNSEYSISEICYKYGFESLPHFSNFCKKSFGASPRNLRRQDIS; from the coding sequence ATGCCATCTATTTGTCAAGGAATCTGGGATTGTCAAATATGTCCAAAAGCGGTGAGTAATGCTATTACTCATGTGATTTATCAGCGTGGTTTTCATAAACCGGCTCAAAAGTGTGAAGAAAATCTTATCCTTTTTTTGATGAAGGGAGAAATACTGGTCAATAGTAAGGAATATGCAGGGACAATGCTTAAGGGAGGTGAATTTATCCTTCAGGCTATTGGTTCTATGTTTGAGATGCTTGCTATGACTGAATGTGAGTGTATTTATTATCGTTTTATCCAGCCCGAACTGTTTTGTGATTTCCGTTTCAATCATATCATGAAGGAAATATCTCCTCCACTTATTTATACTCCATTAAAAATAATTCCAGAACTGCAATATTTCCTCAATGGGTCTATTACTTATTTGAAAGGAGATAAAGTCTGTCGGGATTTGCTATCTCTGAAACGAAAAGAATTAGCGTTCGTGTTGGGATACTATTATTCCGATTATGATCTTTCGAGCTTGGTGCATCCACTCTCTAAATATGTAAACAGTTTCCAATATTTCGTTATTCAAAACTATAAGAAAGTAAAGACTGTGGAAGAACTGGCACAATTGGGTGGATATACTCTTAGTACATTCCGTCGTATCTTCAATAACGTCTTTCATGAACCTGTTTATGAATGGATGCTGGCGAGACGTAAAGAGGGCATTCTGGACGACTTGAACAACTCTGAATATAGCATCTCGGAGATATGCTATAAATATGGTTTTGAATCTTTACCCCATTTTTCTAATTTCTGCAAGAAATCTTTTGGTGCCTCTCCACGTAATTTACGTAGGCAAGACATTTCATAA
- a CDS encoding fumarate reductase/succinate dehydrogenase flavoprotein subunit codes for MIKIDSKIPEGPVAEKWTNYKAHQKLVNPANKRRLDIIVVGTGLAGASAAASLGEMGFRVFNFCIQDSPRRAHSIAAQGGINAAKNYQNDGDSVYRLFYDTVKGGDYRAREANVYRLAEVSNAIIDQCVAQGVPFAREYGGTLDNRSFGGAQVSRTFYAKGQTGQQLLLGAYSALSRQVNVGTVKLYTRYEMQDVVIVDGRARGIIAKNLVTGELERFAAHAVVIATGGYGNAYFLSTNAMGCNCTAAISCYRKGAVFANPAYVQIHPTCIPVHGDKQSKLTLMSESLRNDGRIWVPKKKEDAVKLQKGEIKGSDIPEEDRDYYLERRYPAFGNLVPRDVASRAAKERCDAGFGVNNTGLAVFLDFSEAINRLGIDVVLQRYGNLFDMYEEITDVNPGELAKEISGVKYYNPMMIYPAIHYTMGGIWVDYELQTTIKGLFAIGECNFSDHGANRLGASALMQGLADGYFVLPYTIQNYLADQITVPRFSTDLPEFAEAEKAVQAKIDKFMSIQGKESVDSIHKKLGHVMWEYVGMGRTAEGLKKGIAELKEIRKEFETNLFIPGSKEGMNVELDKAIRLYDFITMGELVAYDALNRNESCGGHFREEYQTEEGEAKRDDENFFYVACWEYQGDDEKAPVLHKEPLVYEAIKVQTRNYKS; via the coding sequence ATGATCAAGATAGATTCAAAAATTCCAGAAGGCCCGGTGGCTGAGAAATGGACCAACTATAAAGCTCACCAGAAATTGGTGAACCCCGCTAATAAACGTCGTTTGGACATCATCGTTGTGGGTACGGGTCTGGCAGGTGCTTCTGCCGCTGCTTCACTTGGTGAAATGGGTTTCAGAGTATTCAATTTCTGTATTCAGGATTCTCCCCGTCGTGCACACTCTATCGCTGCACAGGGTGGTATCAACGCTGCAAAGAACTATCAAAATGATGGTGACTCGGTTTACCGTCTGTTCTACGATACTGTAAAAGGTGGCGACTATCGTGCCCGTGAAGCAAACGTATATCGTTTGGCTGAAGTGTCTAACGCTATCATCGACCAATGTGTAGCACAAGGTGTTCCTTTCGCTCGCGAATACGGTGGTACACTGGACAACCGTTCTTTCGGTGGCGCACAGGTATCCCGTACTTTCTACGCTAAAGGCCAGACTGGTCAGCAGTTGCTGCTGGGTGCTTACTCTGCATTGAGCCGTCAGGTAAACGTAGGTACTGTTAAACTGTATACCCGCTATGAAATGCAGGATGTTGTCATCGTTGACGGACGTGCCCGCGGTATCATCGCAAAAAATCTTGTAACAGGCGAATTGGAACGTTTCGCTGCTCACGCTGTAGTAATCGCTACTGGTGGCTATGGTAACGCTTACTTCCTGTCTACTAACGCTATGGGTTGTAACTGTACAGCTGCTATCTCTTGCTACCGCAAGGGTGCTGTATTCGCTAACCCTGCTTACGTTCAGATTCACCCGACTTGTATTCCGGTACATGGCGACAAGCAGTCTAAGCTGACTTTGATGTCTGAATCTCTCCGTAACGACGGTCGTATCTGGGTTCCGAAGAAAAAAGAAGATGCTGTGAAACTTCAGAAAGGCGAAATCAAAGGAAGTGATATTCCTGAAGAAGACCGCGACTATTACTTGGAACGCCGCTATCCGGCATTCGGTAACCTGGTTCCGCGTGACGTTGCCAGCCGTGCCGCTAAAGAACGTTGCGACGCTGGTTTCGGTGTAAACAACACAGGTTTGGCCGTATTCCTCGACTTCTCTGAAGCTATCAACCGTTTGGGTATCGACGTTGTTCTTCAACGTTATGGTAACCTCTTCGATATGTACGAAGAAATCACTGACGTTAATCCGGGCGAACTGGCTAAAGAAATCAGTGGTGTGAAATATTATAACCCGATGATGATTTATCCGGCTATCCACTATACAATGGGTGGTATCTGGGTAGACTACGAACTGCAAACCACTATCAAGGGTCTGTTCGCTATCGGTGAATGTAACTTCTCCGACCACGGTGCAAACCGCCTCGGTGCTTCTGCATTGATGCAAGGTTTGGCTGACGGTTACTTCGTATTGCCTTACACTATCCAAAACTATCTGGCAGACCAGATCACTGTTCCTCGTTTCTCTACCGATCTTCCTGAATTTGCTGAAGCTGAAAAAGCAGTTCAAGCTAAGATCGACAAGTTCATGAGCATCCAGGGTAAAGAATCTGTTGATTCTATCCACAAGAAACTGGGTCATGTCATGTGGGAATATGTAGGTATGGGACGTACGGCAGAAGGCCTGAAGAAAGGTATCGCCGAACTGAAAGAAATCCGCAAGGAATTCGAAACGAACTTGTTTATCCCCGGTTCTAAGGAAGGTATGAACGTAGAGCTTGACAAAGCAATCCGTCTGTACGACTTCATCACTATGGGTGAGCTTGTTGCTTACGATGCATTGAACCGTAACGAAAGTTGTGGTGGTCACTTCCGTGAAGAATACCAGACTGAAGAAGGAGAAGCAAAACGTGATGACGAAAACTTCTTCTATGTAGCATGCTGGGAATATCAAGGTGATGATGAAAAGGCTCCGGTATTGCACAAAGAACCGCTGGTATACGAAGCTATCAAGGTTCAGACTCGTAACTACAAGAGCTAA
- a CDS encoding succinate dehydrogenase/fumarate reductase iron-sulfur subunit has protein sequence MDKNISFTLKVWRQAGPKAKGAFETYQMKDIPGDTSFLEMLDILNEQLISERKEPVVFDHDCREGICGMCSLYINGHPHGPATGATTCQIYMRRFNDGDTITVEPWRSAGFPVIKDLMVDRTAYDKIMQAGGYVSVRTGAPQDANAILIAKPIADEAMDAASCIGCGACVAACKNGSAMLFVSAKVSQLNLLPQGKPEALRRAKAMLSKMDELGFGNCTNTRACEAECPKNISISNIARLNRDFIIAKLKD, from the coding sequence ATGGATAAAAATATATCATTTACACTGAAGGTATGGCGCCAAGCTGGTCCGAAAGCTAAAGGTGCTTTTGAAACCTACCAAATGAAAGATATCCCCGGTGATACTTCCTTCCTCGAAATGCTGGATATTCTGAACGAACAGCTCATCAGCGAAAGAAAAGAACCGGTAGTATTCGATCATGACTGCCGCGAAGGTATCTGCGGTATGTGTTCTCTTTACATCAACGGACACCCGCACGGTCCTGCAACAGGTGCTACTACTTGCCAGATCTATATGCGTCGTTTCAACGACGGTGATACCATCACTGTTGAACCTTGGCGTTCGGCTGGTTTCCCTGTCATCAAAGACTTGATGGTAGACCGTACTGCATACGACAAGATTATGCAAGCTGGTGGTTATGTAAGCGTACGCACAGGTGCTCCGCAGGATGCTAACGCTATCCTGATCGCGAAACCTATCGCTGACGAAGCTATGGATGCTGCTTCTTGTATCGGTTGCGGTGCTTGTGTAGCTGCATGTAAGAATGGTTCTGCTATGTTGTTCGTTTCTGCAAAAGTCAGCCAGTTGAACTTGCTGCCGCAAGGTAAACCGGAAGCTTTGCGTCGTGCAAAAGCTATGTTGTCAAAGATGGATGAACTGGGATTCGGTAACTGTACAAACACTCGTGCTTGTGAAGCTGAATGTCCGAAAAATATTTCTATCAGCAACATCGCTCGCTTGAACCGCGACTTCATCATCGCAAAATTAAAAGACTAG